In a genomic window of Polycladomyces abyssicola:
- a CDS encoding gamma-glutamyltransferase family protein, protein MVATSQPLAAQAGLDILKKGGNAVDAAVATAATLTVVEPTSNGIGGDAFALIWTKGKLYGLNASGPAPRNLSVDALKKAGVEQIPKYGFIPVTVPGAPAAWSELSTRFGRLPFAEVLKPAIEYVENGYPITPVLGTNWARAFRIYSENLKGSEFQSWFDTFAPEGRAPEIGEIWRSPDHAKTLQLIAETNAESFYRGELAEKMDQFSRQYGGYLRLEDLVAYQPEWVNPIRVNYRGYDVWEIPPNGHGLVALMALNILKGFDFSERDTVDTYHKQIEAMKLAYVDGKKYIADPRKMSVRVEDLLSDAYAEERRRQIGKEALQPEPGQPPQGGTVYLCTADREGNMVSFIQSNYMGFGSGLVVPGTGIALHNRGHNFTLDPDHDNCLEPGKKPYHTIIPGFLTKDGKPVGPFGVMGGFMQPQGHVQVVMNTVDFHLNPQAALDAPRWQWIEGKTVELEHTTPAHIAEALARLGHDVKWAMGSGSFGRGQIIWRTDHGVLAGGTEPRTDGHIAAC, encoded by the coding sequence ATGGTTGCCACCTCGCAACCGCTTGCCGCTCAAGCAGGATTAGACATTCTGAAGAAGGGCGGAAACGCGGTCGATGCGGCAGTTGCGACGGCAGCTACACTGACTGTAGTGGAACCAACATCAAACGGAATCGGCGGAGACGCTTTTGCACTGATCTGGACCAAAGGAAAGCTCTATGGATTGAACGCCAGCGGTCCGGCCCCGCGAAACCTGTCCGTCGACGCTTTAAAAAAGGCCGGAGTTGAACAAATTCCCAAATATGGTTTTATCCCTGTGACTGTCCCCGGTGCACCTGCTGCATGGTCAGAACTGTCCACCAGATTTGGTCGACTCCCTTTTGCGGAAGTGCTCAAACCCGCCATTGAATATGTGGAAAACGGATACCCGATTACGCCGGTGCTTGGAACCAATTGGGCCAGAGCGTTTCGGATATATAGTGAAAATTTGAAAGGGAGCGAATTTCAATCATGGTTCGATACATTCGCTCCGGAAGGCAGGGCTCCTGAGATCGGTGAGATCTGGCGTTCACCCGATCATGCCAAAACATTGCAGTTGATTGCCGAAACGAACGCGGAATCGTTCTATCGCGGCGAATTAGCTGAGAAGATGGATCAGTTTTCGAGACAATACGGGGGCTATCTCAGATTGGAGGACCTGGTCGCATATCAACCGGAATGGGTGAATCCGATCCGTGTAAATTATCGCGGATACGATGTATGGGAAATCCCGCCAAACGGTCACGGGTTAGTAGCCCTTATGGCCTTGAATATCTTGAAGGGGTTCGATTTTTCAGAACGAGACACGGTCGATACGTACCACAAACAGATTGAAGCGATGAAGTTGGCTTACGTAGACGGGAAAAAATATATTGCAGATCCTCGTAAAATGTCCGTACGGGTAGAGGATTTGCTGTCGGATGCGTACGCGGAAGAACGTCGCCGTCAAATCGGAAAAGAAGCGTTGCAACCGGAACCGGGCCAGCCTCCCCAAGGAGGTACGGTCTATCTGTGTACTGCAGACAGGGAAGGTAATATGGTGTCCTTCATCCAGAGTAACTATATGGGTTTTGGATCCGGTCTGGTTGTACCAGGCACCGGTATTGCTTTGCACAACCGGGGTCATAATTTTACTTTGGATCCTGACCATGACAATTGTCTCGAACCCGGAAAAAAACCTTATCACACCATTATTCCCGGTTTTTTGACGAAAGACGGAAAGCCCGTGGGGCCGTTTGGAGTTATGGGTGGTTTTATGCAGCCGCAAGGGCATGTGCAGGTTGTGATGAACACGGTTGACTTTCATCTCAATCCGCAAGCGGCTTTAGATGCTCCAAGGTGGCAGTGGATAGAAGGGAAAACGGTAGAGTTGGAGCATACCACTCCGGCACATATTGCAGAAGCCCTTGCCCGTCTAGGACATGATGTCAAATGGGCGATGGGATCGGGCAGTTTCGGACGTGGTCAGATCATATGGAGAACGGATCATGGTGTTCTAGCCGGAGGAACAGAGCCTCGAACGGACGGACACATAGCGGCCTGTTGA
- a CDS encoding Crp/Fnr family transcriptional regulator, with product MLRNIPIFSSVPEDELAPLVSRLKFRTLNKREIVFTEGSPRTYVYFIHSGCVKTYKTDADGHEQIIHFLQKGEWFPHNGLFGHRPYPATAEAIQRTELSALPVRAFEEWLIQRPKQMMELLRTLGDKIQSLTEKMLILSMHETEHRLISVLIQLAQTHGDMRKSGWRIPLPLTHRELAHSVGTSRETINRMMRKLQKEGIVAMNRKECIILDPARLLDRRNRFGDDKGHG from the coding sequence TTGCTCAGAAACATCCCCATCTTTTCGAGCGTACCCGAAGACGAATTGGCTCCATTGGTTTCCCGGTTGAAATTTCGGACACTAAACAAACGTGAGATCGTGTTTACGGAAGGGAGTCCCCGAACATACGTTTATTTCATTCACAGCGGCTGTGTGAAAACGTACAAAACGGATGCTGACGGCCATGAACAGATTATCCACTTTCTGCAAAAGGGGGAGTGGTTTCCTCACAACGGTTTATTCGGACACCGCCCCTATCCGGCCACCGCAGAAGCCATCCAACGGACGGAGCTGTCAGCTCTGCCGGTTCGCGCTTTTGAAGAATGGCTGATCCAACGCCCCAAACAGATGATGGAACTGTTGCGCACCTTGGGAGACAAGATTCAGTCACTGACAGAAAAAATGCTGATTCTCAGCATGCATGAAACGGAACATCGCCTGATCTCCGTCCTGATTCAACTGGCCCAAACACACGGCGACATGAGAAAGTCGGGATGGCGCATCCCCCTCCCGCTTACCCACCGGGAGTTGGCCCATTCCGTCGGTACCTCCAGAGAGACGATCAACCGTATGATGCGTAAACTCCAAAAGGAGGGCATTGTCGCCATGAACCGAAAGGAGTGTATCATTTTGGATCCCGCTCGGTTGTTGGATCGACGGAACCGTTTTGGTGATGACAAAGGACACGGTTGA
- a CDS encoding NAD(P)/FAD-dependent oxidoreductase yields the protein MKRLVIVGGGFAGVWSAIGAAWKLHEKRADHIEIVLISPHPDLHIRPRLYEQDLNDVCVPLDSVLQPVGIQRIQGMVRSVHPVEKQIVLDGERTMSYDRLVLAAGSRLHRPDIPGLDEWAFDVDTYEGAVKLDRHLRRLPHHPLPGREVVVVVGGGFTGVEIATEMVDRLQKIGLNDRRIVLVEKGAVLGADWGPHLRSVVEKALDDLEIETRLSTSIRSVTRTGVELDTGERITAATVIWAAGMRANPLTRTIPAKKDELGRLSVDEYLRVNGHPHLFAAGDIAKAKTDETHHALMSCQHAIPQGKIAGHNAAADLLDEPLKPYRQERYVTCLDLGPWGAVYTEGWDRAVKATKKEAKKIKQTINRVWIYPPVGNTADILAVAAPDASHRRNN from the coding sequence TTGAAAAGGCTCGTGATCGTCGGAGGCGGGTTTGCCGGAGTGTGGAGTGCAATCGGGGCGGCTTGGAAACTGCACGAAAAGAGAGCGGATCACATCGAAATCGTACTGATCAGTCCCCACCCGGATCTGCACATTCGTCCCCGATTGTACGAGCAGGATCTCAACGATGTTTGCGTGCCGCTGGATTCCGTGTTGCAACCGGTCGGAATACAGCGCATCCAAGGCATGGTACGTTCCGTACATCCTGTGGAGAAACAGATTGTCCTCGACGGGGAACGGACGATGTCTTACGACCGTCTGGTGCTGGCTGCCGGAAGCCGTCTGCACCGACCGGATATCCCCGGACTTGATGAATGGGCGTTTGACGTCGACACGTATGAAGGTGCGGTGAAACTGGACCGCCACCTTCGCCGACTCCCACATCATCCGCTTCCGGGGCGCGAAGTGGTTGTGGTTGTCGGGGGTGGGTTTACAGGAGTGGAAATCGCAACGGAAATGGTGGATCGTCTCCAAAAAATCGGTCTCAACGACAGAAGAATCGTGCTCGTCGAGAAAGGAGCGGTGCTGGGGGCGGACTGGGGCCCTCACCTGCGCTCGGTAGTGGAAAAAGCCCTGGACGATCTCGAAATTGAAACCAGACTGTCCACCTCCATCCGATCCGTCACCCGTACCGGAGTCGAATTGGATACGGGGGAGCGGATCACTGCCGCTACAGTTATCTGGGCCGCGGGTATGCGTGCCAATCCTCTGACCCGTACGATCCCTGCAAAAAAAGACGAACTGGGCAGACTTTCGGTGGATGAGTATCTCCGCGTCAACGGCCATCCCCATCTGTTTGCGGCGGGGGATATCGCCAAAGCCAAAACGGACGAAACGCATCACGCTCTCATGTCTTGTCAACACGCGATTCCGCAAGGGAAAATCGCCGGGCACAACGCCGCCGCCGATCTCCTCGACGAGCCGTTGAAACCCTATCGGCAGGAACGATACGTCACCTGTCTGGATTTGGGTCCCTGGGGGGCGGTGTATACGGAAGGATGGGATCGAGCTGTGAAAGCGACAAAGAAAGAAGCGAAGAAAATCAAGCAAACCATCAATCGAGTGTGGATTTATCCCCCTGTTGGCAACACCGCGGACATTTTGGCCGTAGCAGCTCCCGACGCTTCCCACAGGAGGAACAATTAA
- a CDS encoding chromate transporter has protein sequence MDWWKLFWGFFVANVLGYGGGPSSIPLMQEEIVKHYGWLSNAQFADVLAVGNALPGPIATKIAAFVGYQEAGWWGFVITTIATVVPSAIALILLLQIVNRFRQSFAVKGMTLLVQPLIAVLMVGLTWEMGEVSLESIGIWQSLGISAVSFWAMTKGRIHPGLVIIAAFVYGGIVLSHQVA, from the coding sequence ATGGATTGGTGGAAGCTGTTCTGGGGTTTTTTCGTTGCCAATGTGCTCGGTTATGGTGGAGGTCCTTCCTCCATACCTTTGATGCAGGAGGAGATCGTAAAGCACTACGGCTGGTTGAGCAATGCACAATTTGCGGATGTACTGGCAGTGGGAAATGCCTTGCCGGGTCCCATCGCAACAAAAATTGCCGCATTTGTGGGTTATCAAGAGGCCGGATGGTGGGGATTTGTGATTACTACAATTGCCACTGTGGTCCCCTCGGCGATCGCTTTGATTTTACTTTTACAAATCGTCAACCGTTTTCGGCAATCTTTCGCCGTTAAGGGTATGACCTTATTGGTACAACCGTTGATCGCGGTTCTGATGGTCGGTTTGACTTGGGAGATGGGTGAAGTTTCTCTAGAATCGATCGGGATTTGGCAGTCTTTGGGCATTTCCGCCGTGTCGTTCTGGGCGATGACCAAAGGGCGCATTCACCCTGGGCTGGTGATCATAGCCGCATTCGTTTACGGGGGCATCGTATTGTCTCATCAGGTAGCTTGA
- the thpR gene encoding RNA 2',3'-cyclic phosphodiesterase: MIFISDWRLFVAVRLDRPRRQLLTRWCDQIRSTGWDAFGKWVHPEDYHITLFFLGACKPEQVPYLQQQLTRVARKQTPFTLKLKDIGVFGIPRRPRILWAGVDGEVPALNTLQQEVVQALTPLGFQREDRPFRPHITLARQYKRHDFDTKSVSEVITQTAEREMEWTVKDLVLYRTMWGRVPMYEPLVVLPFRRDDQGEEG; this comes from the coding sequence GTGATCTTCATTTCCGATTGGCGGTTGTTTGTTGCCGTCCGGCTGGACCGTCCGCGTCGGCAACTTCTGACCCGGTGGTGTGACCAGATCCGAAGTACAGGGTGGGATGCGTTTGGCAAATGGGTCCACCCGGAAGATTATCATATTACGCTCTTTTTCCTGGGGGCGTGTAAGCCGGAACAAGTGCCGTATCTCCAGCAGCAATTGACTCGCGTAGCGAGAAAACAGACACCTTTCACGTTGAAATTGAAGGACATCGGTGTCTTCGGTATTCCGCGCAGACCGCGCATCTTATGGGCCGGAGTGGACGGAGAGGTTCCGGCTTTGAACACATTGCAGCAAGAAGTGGTACAAGCGTTGACGCCACTCGGTTTTCAACGGGAAGATCGCCCGTTCCGTCCGCATATTACCTTGGCCCGACAATACAAACGGCATGATTTTGACACCAAAAGTGTGAGTGAGGTCATCACTCAGACCGCAGAACGAGAGATGGAGTGGACGGTCAAGGATCTGGTGTTGTACCGGACGATGTGGGGACGTGTACCAATGTATGAACCGTTGGTGGTGTTACCGTTCCGGCGGGATGATCAAGGTGAGGAGGGATAG
- the tpx gene encoding thiol peroxidase yields MAQERTGVVTFKGNPVTLIGPEIKVGDAAPNFKVLANDLSEVTLDDTKGSVRIISVVPSLDTGVCDAQTRRFNEEAAQLEGVNILTISVDLPFAQKRWCGAAGIDKVQTLSDHRDLSFGTAYGVVIKELRLLARAVFVIDQNDQVVHAEYVPEIAEHPNYEAAIEAAKKALQ; encoded by the coding sequence GTGGCTCAAGAGCGTACAGGTGTGGTCACCTTCAAAGGCAACCCGGTGACCTTGATCGGACCGGAAATCAAAGTCGGAGATGCCGCCCCCAACTTCAAGGTGTTGGCCAATGATCTCTCCGAAGTGACGTTGGACGACACCAAGGGCAGCGTGCGCATCATCAGTGTGGTACCGTCTTTGGATACGGGTGTTTGCGATGCACAAACCCGTCGGTTCAACGAAGAAGCAGCCCAACTGGAAGGCGTGAACATTTTGACGATCAGCGTGGATCTGCCGTTCGCTCAAAAACGCTGGTGCGGTGCTGCCGGTATCGACAAAGTGCAGACGCTGTCGGATCACCGCGATCTCTCCTTTGGCACGGCCTATGGCGTTGTGATCAAAGAACTGCGTTTGTTGGCCCGTGCGGTGTTCGTGATCGACCAAAACGACCAGGTGGTTCATGCTGAATACGTCCCGGAAATCGCTGAACATCCCAACTACGAAGCGGCTATTGAAGCGGCCAAAAAAGCATTGCAATAA
- the mscL gene encoding large conductance mechanosensitive channel protein MscL, which translates to MLKEFREFAFKGNLVDLAVGVIIGAAFSKVVSSLVNDILMPPLGLLLGKVDFSNLFINLGDRDYQTLSQAKAAGAPTINYGLFINHLIDFLIVAFAMFLIIRQINRIRRTEEEEKVPGKTCEFCFSEVHPDASRCPHCTSYIGLAPR; encoded by the coding sequence TTGCTGAAAGAGTTTCGCGAATTTGCGTTTAAAGGGAATTTGGTAGATCTGGCGGTAGGTGTCATTATCGGTGCCGCTTTCAGCAAAGTGGTCTCGTCTCTCGTCAACGATATTTTGATGCCTCCGCTTGGTTTGCTGTTGGGGAAAGTGGACTTCTCCAACCTGTTCATCAATTTGGGGGATCGCGATTACCAGACATTGTCCCAAGCGAAAGCGGCCGGTGCCCCCACGATCAACTACGGACTCTTCATCAATCATCTCATCGACTTTTTGATCGTGGCTTTTGCAATGTTTTTGATCATCCGTCAGATCAACCGCATCCGCAGAACGGAAGAAGAGGAAAAGGTGCCGGGCAAAACCTGCGAATTTTGTTTTTCCGAGGTACACCCGGACGCCTCGCGATGCCCGCACTGCACATCGTATATCGGATTGGCCCCGCGTTAA
- a CDS encoding SDR family oxidoreductase — MGERNQPKKVLQPPQHQSRQPGIEAEMVPQPKAENHAYRGSGKLQGKVALITGGDSGIGRAVAIAYAKEGADVAIVYLDEHVDAEETKRRVEAHGRQCVLISGDIRYPSFCRSAVEETVRRLGRLDILVNNAAEQHPQLDITQITPEQLERTFQTNVFSCFYFTQAALPHLREGSAIINTTSITAYRGNAILLDYSSTKGAIVSFTRSLSQDLIQKGIRVNAVAPGPIWTPLIPSTFTAEQTATFGSNAPMQRAGQPSEVAPCYVFLASDDASYMSGQVLHPNGGEVVNG; from the coding sequence ATGGGTGAACGCAACCAACCCAAAAAAGTGTTACAACCACCCCAGCACCAGTCCCGGCAACCGGGAATCGAGGCCGAGATGGTACCGCAGCCGAAAGCGGAGAACCATGCGTATCGCGGGAGTGGCAAGTTGCAGGGAAAGGTGGCGTTGATTACCGGTGGTGACAGCGGCATTGGCCGTGCAGTAGCGATCGCATACGCCAAAGAAGGGGCGGATGTGGCGATTGTTTATCTGGATGAGCATGTCGATGCAGAGGAAACAAAACGACGGGTTGAGGCGCATGGCAGGCAGTGTGTGTTGATCTCAGGGGATATCCGGTATCCGTCGTTTTGCAGATCCGCCGTGGAAGAAACAGTTCGCCGATTGGGGCGGTTGGATATTTTGGTGAACAATGCCGCCGAACAGCATCCTCAGCTTGATATCACCCAAATCACACCGGAGCAACTGGAACGGACGTTTCAAACGAATGTGTTTTCCTGTTTCTACTTCACTCAAGCGGCGTTGCCCCATTTGCGCGAAGGGAGTGCCATCATTAACACCACATCCATCACCGCCTACCGGGGGAATGCCATTTTGCTTGATTATTCGTCGACCAAAGGAGCGATTGTTTCGTTTACCCGGTCGTTGTCCCAGGATTTGATTCAGAAGGGAATCCGGGTCAACGCGGTAGCGCCGGGGCCGATCTGGACGCCACTGATCCCCTCGACATTTACCGCGGAACAGACGGCTACCTTCGGCTCCAACGCACCGATGCAGCGCGCGGGTCAACCGAGCGAGGTGGCACCGTGTTACGTGTTTCTCGCATCGGATGATGCGTCGTACATGTCAGGGCAAGTATTGCACCCCAACGGCGGAGAAGTGGTCAACGGTTGA
- a CDS encoding chromate transporter: MTKEIGVYKELIIAMGRTGILGYGGGPSVIPLIRYEAVTRYRWMDDDEFGEILALANTLPGPIATKMAAYLGYRQKGAMGAVIAVLAHILPTSLAMIALLGGLYALRHSRFVAGMIAAVRPVIFVMLGMMAYEFAAKAWEGLGKGFAIGFGFAAFLFLHVLDIHPGIVVALFLLYGSFHLKIMERFNRKHEEKGT; the protein is encoded by the coding sequence ATGACGAAAGAAATAGGGGTTTACAAAGAACTCATCATCGCCATGGGGCGTACAGGGATCTTGGGCTATGGAGGAGGACCCTCAGTCATTCCACTCATTCGATATGAGGCGGTCACGAGATATCGTTGGATGGATGACGATGAGTTTGGAGAGATTCTTGCTTTGGCTAACACGCTTCCGGGGCCGATTGCCACAAAGATGGCAGCCTATCTCGGATACAGACAAAAAGGGGCAATGGGAGCCGTGATAGCGGTTCTCGCTCATATTTTGCCAACCAGTCTTGCGATGATTGCCCTGCTCGGTGGTCTGTACGCGTTACGGCATTCCAGGTTTGTGGCGGGGATGATCGCGGCTGTCCGGCCTGTCATTTTCGTCATGCTCGGAATGATGGCTTACGAATTTGCAGCAAAAGCGTGGGAAGGGCTCGGTAAAGGATTTGCAATCGGATTTGGATTTGCTGCGTTTCTGTTCCTCCATGTGTTAGATATCCATCCCGGTATCGTCGTTGCCCTGTTCTTGCTTTACGGATCCTTCCATCTAAAAATCATGGAGCGATTCAACCGGAAACATGAAGAGAAAGGAACATGA